A window of the Pedobacter frigiditerrae genome harbors these coding sequences:
- a CDS encoding 5-formyltetrahydrofolate cyclo-ligase: MLKSALRKQALNQRSALTEDNLQELNEKLLAQFKKLDLSNIKSLHIFLPIIHQKEPDTFLIIDWLQQQHPEIEIVVPKADFKTSIMSHHSYVDKEDLLNNHYHIPEPQKAKPFMGTPDMVIVPLLAFDKRGYRVGYGKGFYDRFLSGLTTQKIGLSFFDAVEEIIDVHLNDIRLDKCITPNQIYTFSN, from the coding sequence ATGCTTAAATCAGCCTTAAGAAAACAAGCCTTAAACCAACGCAGTGCTTTAACCGAGGATAATCTCCAAGAGTTAAACGAAAAGTTGTTAGCGCAGTTTAAAAAGCTCGATTTATCGAATATTAAAAGCTTACATATCTTCTTGCCAATCATTCATCAAAAGGAGCCAGATACTTTTTTAATTATAGATTGGTTGCAACAACAGCATCCAGAAATTGAAATTGTAGTCCCAAAGGCAGATTTTAAGACAAGTATCATGAGCCATCATTCTTATGTAGATAAAGAAGACTTGCTTAACAATCATTACCATATTCCAGAACCTCAAAAAGCAAAACCATTTATGGGAACGCCAGATATGGTTATTGTACCTTTATTAGCGTTTGATAAAAGAGGTTACCGAGTTGGCTATGGAAAAGGCTTTTACGACCGCTTTTTATCTGGATTAACCACGCAAAAAATAGGACTATCATTTTTTGATGCAGTAGAAGAAATTATTGATGTACATTTGAATGATATCCGATTGGATAAATGTATAACACCAAATCAAATTTATACCTTTAGTAATTAA
- the efp gene encoding elongation factor P, protein MAKASEIKVGNILRVNNELVTVEEWNHRTPGKGGAFYTGKFRNIKTSRLIEARMNTDEVVEICRVETNDYQYLYEEGDSLVVMDNNSYEQFNVAKSLFGPSIKFLKEGMSILVAIESEEPIQASLPNFVEMEVVYSEPAVKGDTSTNALKAATVENNVEIKVPLFVNQGDKVKIDTRTGEYVERVK, encoded by the coding sequence ATGGCAAAAGCATCAGAAATAAAAGTAGGTAACATCCTTCGTGTAAACAATGAACTAGTTACCGTAGAAGAGTGGAATCACCGTACACCAGGTAAAGGCGGAGCATTTTACACCGGTAAATTTCGTAACATTAAAACATCAAGGCTTATCGAAGCTCGTATGAATACCGACGAAGTGGTGGAGATTTGCCGAGTAGAAACTAATGATTACCAGTATTTATATGAAGAGGGCGACTCTTTGGTAGTTATGGATAACAATTCTTATGAGCAATTTAACGTAGCTAAATCTTTATTTGGCCCATCTATTAAATTCTTGAAAGAAGGAATGAGCATCTTGGTAGCTATTGAGAGCGAAGAACCAATTCAAGCAAGTCTTCCAAATTTTGTTGAAATGGAAGTTGTTTATTCTGAGCCAGCTGTAAAAGGCGATACTTCTACAAATGCTTTAAAAGCAGCTACTGTAGAAAACAATGTAGAAATTAAAGTTCCTTTGTTCGTTAACCAAGGCGATAAAGTTAAAATTGATACACGTACTGGTGAGTATGTGGAGAGAGTAAAATAA
- a CDS encoding cupin domain-containing protein has translation MKSPNYSRRELMKMMSLTMVGSSVLPFFAKASSNENLDYFDESPKAIHIKKGSGNAGVVGGMDIVFKLTKAQTGGHLGCDEVTMKPGFLGAPPHLHKTFDEICYVLEGTIHIMVGDEVFEVSAGDWHLRPRGIVHTFWNSGPTTSKFIDLYVPGGHEQYMVDLASLFENNNRPKPEEMASLANKYDITFNWDKLGAIVEKYKVHL, from the coding sequence ATGAAAAGCCCAAATTACAGTCGTAGGGAATTGATGAAAATGATGAGCCTGACTATGGTAGGTTCTTCAGTTTTACCTTTTTTCGCTAAAGCCTCTAGTAACGAAAATTTAGATTATTTCGATGAGTCACCAAAAGCCATTCACATTAAAAAAGGAAGCGGAAACGCAGGGGTCGTTGGTGGAATGGATATCGTTTTCAAGCTCACAAAAGCTCAAACGGGGGGGCATTTAGGCTGTGACGAAGTTACAATGAAACCAGGTTTTTTGGGAGCACCACCACATCTTCATAAAACATTCGATGAAATCTGCTATGTGTTAGAAGGTACGATACACATTATGGTTGGCGATGAGGTTTTTGAGGTTAGTGCTGGTGATTGGCATCTGAGACCAAGGGGAATTGTGCATACTTTTTGGAATTCTGGCCCAACTACATCAAAATTTATCGATTTATATGTACCTGGTGGCCATGAACAATATATGGTGGATTTGGCAAGTTTGTTTGAGAATAATAATAGACCAAAACCGGAAGAGATGGCAAGTTTGGCAAACAAGTATGATATTACTTTTAATTGGGATAAATTAGGGGCGATAGTTGAAAAATATAAAGTTCATTTATAA